ATAACAAAAAGGGCGTCCATCTGGACGCCCTCATAACCCTGGGTGAAATTACTTTTTCACCGTTTCCATACCCATCAGGCCGATTTTCAGATATCCGGCCTCACGCAGCTGATCCATCACTGACATCAGGGTTTCATAACTCACCGACTTATCTGCCTGGAAGAAGATAGTGGTGTCTTTGTTACCTTCGGTCTGCGCGGTTAACGCATTGACCAGCGTCTCTTTCGTTACCTGATCATTGCCGATATAGACCTGATTATCTTCTTTAATCGACAGATAGACCGGTTTTTCCGGACGCGGCTGCGGCGCACTGGTGGAAGCAGGCAGGTTAACGCGAACATCCACCGTTGCCAGCGGTGCGGCCACCATGAAGATGATCAGCAGAACCAGCATGACGTCGATAAATGGCGTCACGTTGATTTCATGCATTTCGCCATCGCTTTCCAGGTCGTCGTTTAAACGCATCGCCATAGCAATTACCCTACGCGCAGTTTCTGTGCGGCAGACGGACGAGCCACTTCGTTATTCACTTTTCCCAGGTCCAAATCACGGCTCTGCAACAGCAGCACCTGTGCCGCGACGTCGCCCAGCGAGGCTTTATAACCGGCAATCATACGGGCAAACACGTTGTAGATGACCACAGCCGGGATAGCCGCCACCAGACCAATCGCGGTCGCCAGCAGCGCTTCGGCGATACCAGGTGCAACAACGGCGAGGTTAGTGGTTTGGGTTTGGGCGATACCGATAAAGCTGTTCATGATGCCCCAGACGGTGCCGAACAGGCCGATAAACGGCGCAACCGAACCGATGGTGGCGAGGAAACCATTGCCACGACCCGCGTGACGGCTAAAGGCCCCGACACGACGCTCAAGGCGGAAACTGGTACGTTCTTTAATGCCGTCGGTGTCTTCTGTACCGGCTGAGAGTTCCAGCTCGTTCTGCGCATCATTCAGCAGCACGGCGCTGTGGCTATGGCCTTTGAAGCTGGCAGCAGTGCGTGAAGCTTCGTCCAGGGAACGCGCTTCGCTCAATGCGATATGTTCGCGTTTCAGGCGACGTTTTGCTGAACTCAGCTCGGCAAACTTACCGAAGAAAAGTGCCCAGGTCACCACGGA
This genomic stretch from Pantoea cypripedii harbors:
- the exbD gene encoding TonB system transport protein ExbD; translation: MAMRLNDDLESDGEMHEINVTPFIDVMLVLLIIFMVAAPLATVDVRVNLPASTSAPQPRPEKPVYLSIKEDNQVYIGNDQVTKETLVNALTAQTEGNKDTTIFFQADKSVSYETLMSVMDQLREAGYLKIGLMGMETVKK
- the exbB gene encoding tol-pal system-associated acyl-CoA thioesterase translates to MQTDLSVWGMYHHADIVVKVVMIGLLLASVVTWALFFGKFAELSSAKRRLKREHIALSEARSLDEASRTAASFKGHSHSAVLLNDAQNELELSAGTEDTDGIKERTSFRLERRVGAFSRHAGRGNGFLATIGSVAPFIGLFGTVWGIMNSFIGIAQTQTTNLAVVAPGIAEALLATAIGLVAAIPAVVIYNVFARMIAGYKASLGDVAAQVLLLQSRDLDLGKVNNEVARPSAAQKLRVG